The proteins below are encoded in one region of Tessaracoccus aquimaris:
- a CDS encoding MFS transporter, producing the protein MPDSTNAATDREPATGQVLASGGRRRWIALGILAVSLGLVVLDGTIVGVSLPVIIRDLNLSLTNAEWVNSLYSVVFAALLLTAGRLGDSFGRRKTLVVGIVLFGVGSVLAALSGGAASLIAARAVQGIGGALILPSTLSTVNATFRGKDRAVAFGVWGAVMSGAAALGPLLGGLLTKYATWHWVFWVNVPIGLVLIVAALIFVDDTRGDRDRGADFVGPILAAIGFGALVFGLIEGANLGWWKPEEVFTLGSFTWGLDAPISAAPVALLVGLVFIAIFVLYERSLGAKGRVRILDTSLFSIPSFSWGNLTAGLVAVGEFALIFVLPLYLTTTLGLDTLGAGLVLVTMALGAFFAGASARHLAAALGAARVVILGLALEVVGVAATALLVGLQLGSWWVAATMLVYGVGVGLASAQVTSLVLGDVPVAQSGAGSAVQSTVRQVGSALGAAMGGTVLSSALGTHVIQQATPDSFAHASSWAVWASAAVLAVGLFAALRLKAAVKGGSAAAQEQPAEA; encoded by the coding sequence ATGCCTGATAGCACGAACGCGGCCACGGACCGGGAGCCTGCAACAGGCCAGGTCCTGGCTAGTGGGGGACGCCGACGCTGGATAGCGCTCGGCATCCTCGCCGTCTCGCTCGGCCTCGTCGTGCTGGACGGCACCATCGTGGGGGTCTCGCTCCCCGTCATCATCCGGGACCTGAACCTCTCGCTCACCAATGCCGAGTGGGTCAACAGCCTCTACTCGGTGGTCTTCGCCGCCCTGCTGCTGACCGCCGGGCGGCTCGGCGACAGCTTCGGGCGCCGCAAGACGCTCGTCGTCGGCATCGTCTTGTTCGGCGTCGGCAGCGTGCTCGCCGCCCTGTCCGGCGGCGCCGCGTCGCTCATCGCGGCCCGAGCGGTGCAGGGCATCGGTGGCGCGCTGATCCTGCCTTCGACCCTTTCGACGGTCAATGCCACGTTCCGCGGCAAGGACCGCGCCGTCGCGTTCGGCGTCTGGGGCGCCGTGATGTCGGGCGCTGCGGCGCTCGGCCCGCTGCTCGGTGGCCTCCTGACCAAGTACGCCACCTGGCACTGGGTGTTCTGGGTGAACGTCCCGATCGGCCTGGTGCTGATCGTGGCCGCGCTCATCTTCGTCGACGACACCCGCGGCGACCGTGACCGCGGCGCCGACTTCGTCGGCCCCATCCTTGCGGCGATCGGCTTCGGTGCCCTGGTGTTCGGCCTCATCGAGGGGGCAAACCTCGGCTGGTGGAAGCCCGAGGAGGTGTTCACGCTCGGCTCCTTCACCTGGGGCCTTGACGCACCCATCTCCGCGGCTCCCGTCGCGCTGCTGGTCGGCCTGGTGTTCATCGCGATCTTCGTGCTCTACGAGCGCTCGCTCGGGGCAAAGGGGCGCGTTCGGATCCTGGACACCTCGCTGTTCTCGATCCCCAGCTTCTCCTGGGGCAACCTGACCGCAGGGCTCGTCGCCGTCGGCGAGTTCGCTCTGATCTTCGTCCTTCCGCTGTACCTGACGACCACGCTCGGGCTCGACACCCTCGGCGCCGGTCTGGTGCTCGTCACGATGGCGCTCGGCGCGTTCTTCGCTGGCGCCTCGGCCCGGCACCTGGCCGCTGCCCTGGGCGCAGCCCGCGTCGTGATCCTCGGCCTCGCGCTCGAGGTCGTCGGCGTCGCGGCCACCGCGCTGCTCGTCGGGCTGCAACTCGGGTCCTGGTGGGTCGCCGCCACGATGCTGGTCTACGGCGTCGGCGTCGGCCTCGCCTCCGCGCAGGTCACCTCGCTCGTGCTCGGCGACGTTCCGGTCGCACAATCCGGCGCCGGGTCGGCGGTCCAGTCGACAGTGCGCCAGGTCGGCTCCGCCCTCGGCGCTGCCATGGGCGGCACCGTGCTCTCCAGCGCGCTGGGGACGCACGTCATCCAGCAGGCGACGCCAGACAGCTTCGCGCACGCAAGTTCGTGGGCCGTCTGGGCCTCCGCCGCGGTGCTCGCGGTCGGCCTGTTCGCCGCGCTGCGCCTGAAGGCCGCCGTCAAGGGCGGTTCCGCCGCGGCCCAGGAGCAGCCTGCCGAGGCCTGA
- a CDS encoding ABC transporter ATP-binding protein: MVTGLQIRDAIVRYGSTVAVDGVSLDVQPGTVVGLLGPSGSGKSTLLRAIAGLEPLAGGSVSWDGVDLAPVKVFKRNFGMVFQDGQLFPTMTVARNIAYGLGHLSKTEQRDRVAEMLEVVGLPGYGDRRPTELSGGQAQRVALARSLAPSPRALLLDEPLSALDTGLRRRLADDLARILRETHTTAVYVTHDHQEAYTIADRVAVLVEGRMLQLDDPEVLRRAPASRDVAAFLGARAFITEHTARELGWEGTLTTGEVLAVLPGALQVADDGAEVQVVDQGYTVDDVEIGVLLPDGQRAVVSSPERLDSPPSGSASPAARRSRRNT; this comes from the coding sequence GTGGTAACAGGCCTGCAGATCAGGGACGCGATCGTGAGGTACGGCTCGACCGTCGCGGTCGACGGGGTGTCGCTCGACGTGCAGCCGGGCACGGTCGTCGGGCTGCTCGGGCCCTCCGGCTCGGGCAAGTCGACGCTGCTTCGCGCGATCGCGGGCCTCGAGCCGCTCGCCGGGGGCAGCGTCTCCTGGGACGGCGTCGACCTGGCGCCCGTGAAGGTGTTCAAGCGCAACTTCGGCATGGTGTTCCAGGACGGGCAACTGTTCCCCACCATGACGGTGGCCAGGAACATCGCCTACGGGCTCGGCCATCTCTCGAAGACGGAGCAGCGCGACCGGGTCGCCGAGATGCTCGAGGTCGTCGGCCTACCCGGCTATGGGGATCGTCGGCCGACCGAACTGTCGGGAGGCCAGGCTCAACGCGTGGCGCTGGCCCGCTCGCTCGCCCCATCACCGCGGGCGCTGCTGCTCGACGAGCCGCTGTCGGCGCTCGACACCGGGCTGCGGCGCAGGCTCGCCGACGACCTCGCCCGGATCCTCCGCGAGACGCACACCACCGCCGTCTACGTGACGCACGACCACCAGGAGGCGTACACGATCGCCGACCGGGTGGCGGTGCTCGTCGAGGGCCGCATGCTGCAACTCGACGATCCAGAGGTGCTGCGTCGGGCGCCCGCGTCGCGGGACGTGGCCGCTTTCCTCGGCGCCAGGGCGTTCATCACGGAGCACACGGCGCGGGAACTCGGCTGGGAGGGGACGCTCACCACGGGCGAGGTGCTCGCGGTTCTGCCCGGCGCGCTGCAGGTGGCCGACGACGGGGCCGAGGTGCAGGTCGTCGACCAGGGCTACACCGTCGACGACGTGGAGATCGGGGTGCTGCTCCCCGACGGGCAGCGCGCGGTCGTGTCATCGCCGGAGCGCCTCGACTCCCCACCGTCCGGGTCCGCCTCACCGGCGGCGCGGCGGTCCCGGCGTAACACTTAA